The following proteins are encoded in a genomic region of Drosophila willistoni isolate 14030-0811.24 chromosome 3R, UCI_dwil_1.1, whole genome shotgun sequence:
- the LOC6649670 gene encoding myophilin: MAPRNKEQEQEVLNWIFAVLGEKVPSGQYEDILKDGIWLCKLANKLAPGSVKKIQERGTNFQLMENIQRFQAAVKKYGVPEEEIFQTADLFERRNIPQVTLSLYALGRITQKHPEFTGPTLGPKMSDKNERVFSEEQLRAHEGELNLQMGFNKGASQSGHGGFGNSRHM, translated from the exons atggct CCCCGCAACAAGGAACAGGAACAAGAAGTCTTGAACTGGATTTTCGCTGTGTTGGGCGAAAAAGTGCCCAGTGGACAATATGAGGATATTCTGAAGGACGGCATTTGGCTGTGCAAATTGGCAAACAAATTGGCTCCCGGATCGGTGAAGAAGATCCAAGAGCGTGGCACCAATTTCCAGTTGATGGAGAACATTCAGCGCTTCCAGGCGGCAGTTAAGAAATACGGTGTCCCCGAGGAGGAAATCTTCCAAACTGCTGATCTTTTCGAGCGTCGCAATATTCCACAAGTTACACTGTCTCTGTATGCATTGGGTCGCATT ACGCAAAAGCATCCCGAGTTCACTGGCCCCACCTTGGGACCCAAAATGTCTGACAAGAATGAGCGTGTATTTAGCGAAGAGCAATTGCGTGCTCATGAGGGTGAACTGAACCTTCAAATGGGCTTCAATAAGGGTGCCTCTCAGTCGGGACATGGTGGATTCGGTAACTCGCGTcatatgtaa